Below is a window of Tolypothrix bouteillei VB521301 DNA.
TGGCTCTCTTATCTGAGCATTAAAAATATTGACTAAAAATAAACATTTATGTATGTGTCATATAACTCACTTGCAAAGGAAAAACTAATGTGATATTTTGCGTTTTAAGTCTCAGTAAAAATACTAGTTTAAAAATTTGCTAAATTCATAAAAAAATAATGGATATCATTAACTTTTAAAATAGCTTGTAAGTTTGCCAGCGATGGCTCGCAAGTCTTTTAGCATAACTATTTTTGCTAGGGAGTGTTGTTAATAGTACAGGAGAGTCTACAGTTGGATAATATTGTTATGCGCCTGATGCCAAAACGACAACAGCATATTGTAGGTACTGGCTGTTGCAAATATATAAATTTGGCAATATCCGTTACCGTAAGTCTTTCTACTTTTATTTGCCTATTTCCCACTGCATTTGCTCAATCTGCACCACCGCCGGGAGTAACGATTCCTCCTGAAACTCCTGATACAATTGAGCGCATAACTCCTCAACCCAACGAATCACCAAGCCCCCTTCCTCAAGAACCTCCAACAGAACCACCAAAACCCAGTCTTGAAACTCCTCCCACTCAAGAATCACCTGAAGCCACATTTGGGGAAGAGAGTCGCATTCCCATTAAGAAAATAGAGGTACTGGGAAGTACAGTGTTGCAAGACAAGATTCAAAAATTAATCGAACCCTTGGAAAAGAAGGGAAAAGTCACTTTTGAAGAATTGCTTCAACTGCGTTCTAACATTACTCAAGTGTATCTAGACAACGGTTATGTGACTAGTGGAGCATTCTTGCCAAATAATCAAGATATCAGTAGTGGAACGATTAAAATCCAAGTTGTTGAGGGAGAGTTAGAGAATATTGAACTAAGTGGATTAAATAGATTACAAAGAGGGTATGTGCGATCGCGTTTGCGAAGAGCCACCTCAAAGCCATTAAACCAAAAGCGTTTGGAAGAAGCGCTACAACTTCTACAACTCGATCCTCTCATCAGTCGGGTGAATGCAGAACTCACAGCCGGTAGTACGCCTGGACGAAATATATTAGAAGTACAAATACAAGAAGCACAAGCCTTTCACGCTGGGGTTTCTATAGATAACACTCAGTCCCCTAGTATTGGTTCGTTACAAGGAAGCGTTTTTATTGCCCATGATAATGTACTTGGTTTTGGCGATCGCTTTAATGCCGAATACGGTAGAACAGAAGGCTTGAATCTTTACGATATTAACTACACTATTCCCATCAACTCCCTAAATGGGACTATTGGATTCCGATATAGCAATACAGACAGTCGTATTATAGAAGACCCATTTGAAGAACTAGATATTAAAAGTGAGACACAGACATATTCTCTAAGTGTTCGTCAACCTTTATACAGAACTCCAACCTCCGAATTTGCTCTCGGTCTATCCTTAGACTTGCGTCGAAACCAAACCTTCATACTTGATGATATTCCCTATTCCTTTTCAGAAGGTCCTGAAAATGGCGAATCAAAAGTGACAGTCATTCGCTTTTCTCAAGATTGGGTGAATCGTAACGCCAATAGAGTCTTAGCCGCACGTTCTCAATTTAGCTTGGGTATAAATGCTTTTGATGCTACAAATAACGATACGGGTACAGATGGTCAATTCTTTTCCTGGTTGGGACAATTTCAGTGGGTACAGAGGCTATCACCAAGAACCTTATTATTAGCACGACTGAACGCACAATTGACAGGAGACTCATTACTCTCTCTAGAAAAGTTAAGTATTGGTGGATTCGATACAGTCAGAGGATATCGCCAAAACCAACTTGTTGCGGATAACGGTGTAGCAGGTTCACTTGAAGTTCGCTTTCCCCCAATTGCTAGCTACACTGCATTGCAGTTAGCACCCTTTTTCGATATTGGTACAACTTGGAACAATCAAGCAGAAAATCCCGCTCCACAGACAATAGCTAGTTTAGGTTTAGGGTTAATTTGGCAACCTTCCCGGAGTTTGTATTTACGTTTGGACTATGGAGTCCCTTTAATAGATGTTGATAACCAAGGAGACTCACTGCAAGATAAGGGGTTGCATTTTTCTTTGCGGTATCAGGCGTTTTAATTGTTTTGCTAATTGCTAATTGCTAATTGCTTCATTCTAACCATTAGCCATTAGCCATTAGCTCGAGTAAACTTTCTACCAAAAGTGTGAGTCACAAGTACCGGGGATCTGTAACGATTGCGTTGAAGGGATACAGAGTAATTATGCAGATTCAAACGCCAGATTGGGTTAAACACGCTGTTTTCTATCAAATCTTTCCAGATCGCTTTGCAAAAAGCAAACAACCCCGCAAACGATTGTTACGGAGTGCTCGTTGGGAAGATTGGGAAGCTATGCCAACACTCCAAGGTTACAAGGGAGGAGATCTCTGGGGCGTGATGGAACAATTAGACTATCTACAAGATCTGGGAATAAATGCCATTTACTTCACCCCTATCTTTCAATCTGCAAGCAATCACCGCTACCACACTCACGATTATTATCAGGTAGACCCCATGTTGGGGGGTAATCCTGCTTTTAAGGAATTGTTAGAAGCCGCCCATCAACGCAATATTAAAGTCGTGTTGGATGGGGTGTTCAATCACTCCAGCCGTGGCTTTTTCTTTTTCCACGATGTTTTAGAAAATGGTCCTCATTCCCCTTGGGTGGATTGGTTTAAAATCCATGATTGGCCCGTTTCTCCCTACAATGGCGAATATCCTGCTAACTATGAAGGTTGGGCAGATAATCGGGCATTGCCAGTATTTAACCATGATAACCCGGAAGTGCGGGAATATATTATGGAAATTGCTGAATATTGGATAAAATTTGGTATGGATGGCTGGCGGTTAGATGTTCCATTTGAGGTAAAAACCCCCGGCTTTTGGCAAGAGTTCCGCGATCGCGTTAAGGCCATCAATCCCGATGCCTATATTGTCGGTGAAGTCTGGCATGATGCTCGTGAATGGTTGGATGGTACCCAATTTGATGGGGTGATGAATTATTTGTTTGCAGGACCAACAATTGCATTTACGGCAGGCGATCGCGTAGTTTTAGAACAAGTGCAAGGGCGTTCTTACGATCCCCATCCACCTTTGTTTGCCAAAGAGTATGCTGAAAAAATGCAGCACCTCCTGCAGCTTTATCCTTGGGAAATTGCACTTACCCAATTGAATTTGTTAGCCAGTCATGATACAGCAAGATTGCTAACGATTGCGGGAGGGGATAAACCAAGCATTGAATTAGCAACTTTACTCTTACTGACCTTTCCCGGTGCGCCCAGTATTTACTACGGTGACGAAGTTGGCTTACCTGGGGCTATAGATCCAGACTCTCGCCGTGGCTTTCCTCTAGAAGCAAATTGGGACACAGAAATTCTCCAGACGCATCGGGAACTGATAGCACTACGTCACGCCTATCCGAGCCTGCGTACTGGTGAGTATAGAGTTCTTTATGCTCAAGGAGCACTTTACGTCTTTGCTCGGATTTTAGGAACTGAAGAATCGATCGTTGCGGTGAATGCAGGAACTGCGCCAACAAAAGGAGATGTAGATACTAGCAGTTTAAGCAGTCAACCAAACAAGCTTCTCTTTGGTACTGCTGAGTTTGAGTGGAATGTAAAAGGCGAAACCAAGCAGCTTGTCTTAAATCTTCCAGCACGTTCCGGTTGCATTCTCGGGAATTCATAATTAAATTCTGTAGAATGGGGTTCCAGGAACCCCAATAAAAAAATACTCAACATTCTCTTGTGGAACGGGCGGTCCGGCTCGTTCCACCCAATGCATAATTTTATAGATTGGAAGTTTCTTATGATTCAGCTGCAACAAATGCAGGAATCAACACGGTATCGACAACATGAATCACGCCATTGTCAGTAAGAATGTCAGTTTTAACGACGTTAGCGTCATTCACTGTGACTTGACCGTCAGCAGTCTTGATTCCCACAATTGACCCTTCCAATGTTTCTGCATGGTCAATTTGAATCAAGTCGTCGGACCTGACATCGCCTGAGGCGACATGATAAGCTAAAATCCTTTTGAGCTTGTGTGTATCTTGGAGCAGCTCATCTAAGGTTCCTTGTGGTAACTTGGCGAATGCCTCATCCGTAGGTGCAAATACTGTAAAAGGTCCGGGACTAGAAAGAGTGTCAACTAGTCCAGCTGCTTCAACAGCTTTTACCAAAGTAGTGAAATTTCCGGCTTTAATAGCAGTTTCTACAAGGTTAGCCATAAGACACGTTAGCTTAAATTTGTTAGCGTAATGTTACAAATTATTTATAGAGCGATAAAAATGTCTCAACCTCTATCAAGGGAAAGGTTACGTGTCAAATCGGCTATCATTGGTAGGCTAATAACTTCAATTGTGACTGCTAAACTGAGATAATGACTTCCAAAAAAACAGTAATTATGCTAAAGCGTTCTAAATTTGAGACAACTCAATCTCAGATTATGTACCGTGCTGAAGAGCTCATCAATGCAGCTTCAAATCGCTACCGCATTACAGTTCAAGTGGCAAATCGTGCTAAGCGTCGGCGATATGAGGACTTTGATAGTGCGGATGATGCTATGATGAAACCCGTGCTTCGGGCCATCGTTGAGATGTCTGATGAACTGACGCAACCAGAAATTATCGGCGAAGTTTAATATGATGTCAGTTGGGAGAAGTCGAAAGTTGGGCGCGATAAGCTGGGTACGGCTTGGCTTCGCGAGCGCACTCATAAGTGCTATTGTTCTAAGTTTAAGCGTGGGTTTGCAACCAGTGTCTGCTCAAAGAGTCAACGCTGGTGATGCTTGGCGGTTAGTTTACCAACAATTGCCAGACTTTCCACGGGAAAACCAGTACACCAGTAAAGAGACTGGAAAAAAGGCTGAGAATAATACTCTGGTTAGCCGCCTGATAGCGTATCACCTTTATGTGAAAACACGTGCGCCAAATTTTCGATTGGATTGGAAGCTGACTTTGGCAGACTACCTCGGTGCCAATGAGGTGATGTATGAAGGGGCGTATCCGGGAACTGATACTTTGCGGCAAAATCCCCTAGATGGTGACAAGGCGGCGATCGCACGTCTGAACCGCCGTCAGCGAGATGCTTTGATACAAGCTTTGGTAAATGTTTTCAGTCCGAATTCCCAAAGTCCACCAACTGCTACCCCAGACAATTCATCACAGCCAGGAGAATCAGCACCAACCCGTTCGCGATCGCCCCAACCAGGCGACGCTCAACTACTAAAATAGTTTGCTAATAGCTAATGGCTAATAGCTAATTGCTCATAACCATTAGCCATTAGCTATTAGCCATTAACCATTAAACATTAGCCAAAATGCAACGCGTTCTGAAAAGCGGATTGGGTTGGCGTATTGGCTGGAATCCAACCGCACAAGAGTTTAAAGGGTTAGTTGGTACAGATGACTGGGCTATTGAATTAACTGAAGCCGAGTTGAATGATTTTTGTCGGTTGCTGGCTCAGCTAGCAGACAGCATGCAACAAATTGCCAATGAATTAATGGATGAGGAAAAAATTGCTTGTGAAGCCGAAAGCGATCTCATGTGGATGGAAGTGGAAGGTTATCCTCATGCTTACAGTCTACGCTTTATTCTCAATACGGGACGTGGTGTAGAAGGTAAATGGGAATCTTTCGCAGTTTCTGGTTTGCTACAAGCAACTGGGATGCTCAAGGTTTTTTAGACCGATCTCTTGATTTCCTCAATCTTAATTGCTATTATTGAGAGGTTGACTGCGGGGCGTAGCGCAGCTTGGTAGCGCGCCACTTTGGGGTAGTGGAGGTCGTGGGTTCGAATCCCGCCGCTCCGATTGCAGAAGCTGATTACTTATCACTTTTGTTCTTTACCTAAGATACACAAGGTATACCTTAGGTACAAAGATGGAAGTGTTAAAAGAGAAGCGTCAAAAGGGTTCTGTCTGTGTAGAGGTGTTTAAAAACCGTATTCGTTTACGGTGGACTCATGAAAGAGAAAGGCACTGTCTCTACCCAGGACTCCCTAATAATGAAATTAGCTATAAGGCAGCACTTAAGTTAGCCTCTCGGCTCGAACTAGATATAGCTTGTGATAATTTTGACCCGACGTTAGCTAAGTATAAATCCTCTGAGCAAAGTAAAAAAGAAAAGAAAGTTAAACAAGAAATAGATGTAAAACCATCTTTGTCTGTGGTCAGTCTCTTCAACCAATTTACAGACCACAAATCCAGGTATCTGTACCGTCGCAGCCTGGAGAAATATTATTCTTTGACAACTTATTTAAAGAAGTACTTCCAAAATACTTTAGCAAGTGCGATCGCTCCAAAAGATGCTGAAGCTTTTATTGAGTGGTTGAAGCCGAAACTCGAACCTATTACGCTCAAAGAAAGAATTGTTCTGTTACGTGCTTGTTGGAATTGGGCAATTAAAGAATCCCTACTAACAAACAATCCTTGGGAAGACTTACCCAGTCGAATTAAAATACCACCGAGACAGCAGCCCAAACCTTTTTCTAAAAAAGAGTTGTCAAAGATATTAGCTGCTTTTGAATCCCACGAATACTACAATCATTATCTGAGTTACGTTACATTTCGTATGTTAACGGGTGTCAGGGTAAGTGAAGCATCTGGATTGAGATGGTCAGATGTCCGTGATGATTTTAGCAGCATTTGGATTGGTTCTAGTTTGGCTAGGGGCGATCGCAAAAGTACAAAAACAAATAAAGCCAGAACTATTCCATGCAACCAGCAATTAAAAGACCTGTTAAAGTCCATAAAACCTAAAGATGCTAAACCAGATGATTTAGTCTTTCCAAGTAGAGAGGGTTCGTATATTGACGACAATAACTTTAACAAACGTGCTTGGAAGACCTGTCTTGCTATTGGTCGCACACTACCGATGATATAGTTCAGAAAAAAATAGCGCTTAAACTTAGAAAACTCCATACTGTAGTGAAAAAAGGAGATAAAGTTGAAAAGCTGTTTGTTTTTGCTTCGGATCGGAACAAGACTAGTGCTTTTAAATTCTGCCGTAGCGCTTTAACAGAAGACCTTAAAACGGTGTATAACGGGCATTTATTAGCATTTACCAACGTTACCGTTGACTTGCGTACAGGGGAGCAACTTCCTCATGATAAGAAACATTTCCTAACAAGTGCTATTCCAGTTCCTTACGAAAAGAATTCAGACTGCCCGGAAGAATTTAGACAGTTTGTAATAGACGCTTACGGGGAAGAATATCTACCTTTGATTCGAGCGCTTACATCAATGTACCTCGATCCTACTAGCCCTAATGGATACTTCACTCATATAATTGGACCTTCTGGTTCTGGTAAAGGTACGTTGCTAAGATTCTGGCAATCAATGTTCGCTGAAGAAAACGTGCGATCGCTAAATTCGTTTAAAGAATTAGGTAACCCAGAAGGTAGACATCAGCATTTACACCAGTTTCCGATGTTATGAGGTACAGTTAGTATTAATAAAATCAAAAGATAAGACTGTCATGAAAGCATATTCAGTAGATATTCGAGAAAAAATAGTGGCAGCACATATTGAGGAAAAAATCTCGATTCGTCAAGTAGCACTCAGATTTGCAGTGAGCAAAAGTTTAGTACAAAAGCTAGTAAAGCAACAAAAAAGTCATGGTAATTTACAACCATTAAAACCGGGTAAGCCACGATTTAGTCATCTGACAAATGCGGAATTAGAGTTAAGAGAACTAGTGTCAGAGAATCCGGATGCAACAATAGTGGAATTCTGTGAATTATTTGCGGCAAAGACAGGTAATTGGGTGAGTCAGACGGCAATGTGTCGTTCTTTACAAAAATTAGGATTAAATCGCAAAAAAAAACATTGCGGAGTAGCCAAGCAGCAACTCCAAGAGTTCAAAAACTCAGAGTAGAATATTGGGAAAAAGTCAAGGAGATAGAGCCAGAAAACTTGGTATTTTTAGATGAAACAGGGGTAATACTGGGTTTAGCAAGAACGCATGCACGTTCACAAAAGGGAACAAGAGTATATGAAATGAAGCCATTTTACCGGGGAGCAAAAGTTACGGTGATTGGAGCAATAAGTCTTAAAAAAGTTGTGGCATTAATGACAATAAATAACTCANNNNNNNNNNNNNNNNNNNNNNNNNNNNNNNNNNNNNNNNNNNNNNNNNNNNNN
It encodes the following:
- a CDS encoding ShlB/FhaC/HecB family hemolysin secretion/activation protein, which produces MPKRQQHIVGTGCCKYINLAISVTVSLSTFICLFPTAFAQSAPPPGVTIPPETPDTIERITPQPNESPSPLPQEPPTEPPKPSLETPPTQESPEATFGEESRIPIKKIEVLGSTVLQDKIQKLIEPLEKKGKVTFEELLQLRSNITQVYLDNGYVTSGAFLPNNQDISSGTIKIQVVEGELENIELSGLNRLQRGYVRSRLRRATSKPLNQKRLEEALQLLQLDPLISRVNAELTAGSTPGRNILEVQIQEAQAFHAGVSIDNTQSPSIGSLQGSVFIAHDNVLGFGDRFNAEYGRTEGLNLYDINYTIPINSLNGTIGFRYSNTDSRIIEDPFEELDIKSETQTYSLSVRQPLYRTPTSEFALGLSLDLRRNQTFILDDIPYSFSEGPENGESKVTVIRFSQDWVNRNANRVLAARSQFSLGINAFDATNNDTGTDGQFFSWLGQFQWVQRLSPRTLLLARLNAQLTGDSLLSLEKLSIGGFDTVRGYRQNQLVADNGVAGSLEVRFPPIASYTALQLAPFFDIGTTWNNQAENPAPQTIASLGLGLIWQPSRSLYLRLDYGVPLIDVDNQGDSLQDKGLHFSLRYQAF
- a CDS encoding glycoside hydrolase family 13 protein gives rise to the protein MQIQTPDWVKHAVFYQIFPDRFAKSKQPRKRLLRSARWEDWEAMPTLQGYKGGDLWGVMEQLDYLQDLGINAIYFTPIFQSASNHRYHTHDYYQVDPMLGGNPAFKELLEAAHQRNIKVVLDGVFNHSSRGFFFFHDVLENGPHSPWVDWFKIHDWPVSPYNGEYPANYEGWADNRALPVFNHDNPEVREYIMEIAEYWIKFGMDGWRLDVPFEVKTPGFWQEFRDRVKAINPDAYIVGEVWHDAREWLDGTQFDGVMNYLFAGPTIAFTAGDRVVLEQVQGRSYDPHPPLFAKEYAEKMQHLLQLYPWEIALTQLNLLASHDTARLLTIAGGDKPSIELATLLLLTFPGAPSIYYGDEVGLPGAIDPDSRRGFPLEANWDTEILQTHRELIALRHAYPSLRTGEYRVLYAQGALYVFARILGTEESIVAVNAGTAPTKGDVDTSSLSSQPNKLLFGTAEFEWNVKGETKQLVLNLPARSGCILGNS
- a CDS encoding fasciclin domain-containing protein produces the protein MANLVETAIKAGNFTTLVKAVEAAGLVDTLSSPGPFTVFAPTDEAFAKLPQGTLDELLQDTHKLKRILAYHVASGDVRSDDLIQIDHAETLEGSIVGIKTADGQVTVNDANVVKTDILTDNGVIHVVDTVLIPAFVAAES
- a CDS encoding DNA-directed RNA polymerase subunit omega is translated as MLKRSKFETTQSQIMYRAEELINAASNRYRITVQVANRAKRRRYEDFDSADDAMMKPVLRAIVEMSDELTQPEIIGEV
- a CDS encoding DUF1818 family protein; translated protein: MQRVLKSGLGWRIGWNPTAQEFKGLVGTDDWAIELTEAELNDFCRLLAQLADSMQQIANELMDEEKIACEAESDLMWMEVEGYPHAYSLRFILNTGRGVEGKWESFAVSGLLQATGMLKVF
- a CDS encoding site-specific integrase, encoding MEVLKEKRQKGSVCVEVFKNRIRLRWTHERERHCLYPGLPNNEISYKAALKLASRLELDIACDNFDPTLAKYKSSEQSKKEKKVKQEIDVKPSLSVVSLFNQFTDHKSRYLYRRSLEKYYSLTTYLKKYFQNTLASAIAPKDAEAFIEWLKPKLEPITLKERIVLLRACWNWAIKESLLTNNPWEDLPSRIKIPPRQQPKPFSKKELSKILAAFESHEYYNHYLSYVTFRMLTGVRVSEASGLRWSDVRDDFSSIWIGSSLARGDRKSTKTNKARTIPCNQQLKDLLKSIKPKDAKPDDLVFPSREGSYIDDNNFNKRAWKTCLAIGRTLPMI
- a CDS encoding helix-turn-helix domain-containing protein — protein: MKAYSVDIREKIVAAHIEEKISIRQVALRFAVSKSLVQKLVKQQKSHGNLQPLKPGKPRFSHLTNAELELRELVSENPDATIVEFCELFAAKTGNWVSQTAMCRSLQKLGLNRKKKHCGVAKQQLQEFKNSE